A section of the Neofelis nebulosa isolate mNeoNeb1 chromosome 12, mNeoNeb1.pri, whole genome shotgun sequence genome encodes:
- the ZFAND5 gene encoding AN1-type zinc finger protein 5 produces MAQETNQTPGPMLCSTGCGFYGNPRTNGMCSVCYKEHLQRQQNSGRMSPMGTASGSNSPTSDSASVQRADTSLNNCEGAAGSTSEKSRNVPVAALPVTQQMTEMSISREDKITTPKTEVSEPVVTQPSPSVSQPSTSQSEEKAPELPKPKKNRCFMCRKKVGLTGFDCRCGNLFCGLHRYSDKHNCPYDYKAEAAAKIRKENPVVVAEKIQRI; encoded by the exons ATGGCTCAGGAGACTAACCAGACCCCAGGGCCCATGCTGTGTAGTACAGGATGTGGCTTTTATGGGAATCCTAGGACAAATGGAATGTGTTCCGTTTGCTACAAAGAACATCTTCAGAGGCAGCAAAATAGTGGCAGAATGAGCCCAATGG gaacaGCTAGTGGTTCCAACAGTCCTACCTCAGATTCTGCATCTGTACAGAGAGCAGACACTAGTTTAAACAACTGTGAAGGTGCTGCTGGCAGCACATCTGAAAAATCAAG AAATGTGCCTGTGGCTGCCTTGCCTGTAACTCAGCAAATGACAGAAATGAGCATTTCAAGAGAGGACAAAATAACTACCCCGAAAACAGAGGTGTCAGAGCCAG TTGTCACTCAGCCCAGTCCATCCGTCTCTCAGCCTAGTACTTCTCAAAGTGAAGAAAAAGCTCCTGAGTTGCCCAAACCAAAGAAGAACAGATGTTTTATGTGCAGAAAGAAAGTTGGCCTTACAG GGTTTGACTGCCGATGTGGAAATTTGTTTTGTGGACTTCACCGTTACTCTGACAAGCACAACTGTCCATATGATTACAAAGCAGAAGCTGCagcaaaaatcagaaaagagaatCCAGTTGTTGTGGCTGAAAAAATCCAGAGAATATAA